One window of the Marmota flaviventris isolate mMarFla1 chromosome 2, mMarFla1.hap1, whole genome shotgun sequence genome contains the following:
- the Ghrh gene encoding somatoliberin produces MPLWVFFFVILTLSIGSHCSPSPSLPLRMRRYADAIFTNSYRKVLGQLSARKLLQDIMSRQQGERNQEQGARVRLGRQVDSMWADQKQTALESILVALLQKHRPP; encoded by the exons ATGCCACTCTGGGTGTTCTTCTTTGTGATCCTTACCCTCAGCATCGGTTCCCACTGCTCCCcatctccctctctgcctctcag GATGCGGCGGTATGCAGATGCCATCTTCACCAACAGTTACCGGAAGGTTCTGGGCCAGCTGTCTGCCCGCAAGCTGCTGCAGGACATCATGAGCAGGCAGCAGGG agagaggaaccagGAGCAAGGAGCAAGGGTTCGGCTCGGCCGCCAGGTGGACAGCATGTGGGCAGACCAAAAGCAGACAGCACTGGAGAGCATTCTGGTGGCCCTGCTGCAGAAGCACAG ACCGCCCTAA